From the genome of Carassius auratus strain Wakin chromosome 24, ASM336829v1, whole genome shotgun sequence:
AGTATAGTaacatcatcataataataaaattattactaCTACctctacaaaatacaaaaataagtaaaaaaatatatatataatgtaaaatcaaGTAATAAGAACCATAAGaagaaaatcaacaaacaaaagagCATTTGAGAAAATCAGttctaactttattttacattacaaccATACTATTTCAATAGCACCATATGCtaatatatatgattaaataGGACACATATCTGCAcaggcaattaaaaaaaaaaaaaacaatttcatataattttgcatctcaagtaaaagTAACTTGATTTAAAGACATTTAGATCTTTATATTGGAAAACAAAGTTTTTGTATTTAATGCCATAACTTTAGAATTTAGAATGTTAGAACGTTgactttctgctctaatttaAGATCTGCTATAAGCTTATTTTGTTACTCAATACTtgttttttaagacctgcagaaacccgGGCTTCTAAAATGCTCTATTAATAATTATAACTAATAAAAACCATGATGTTCTTGATAGCTGATCTGTTTAAAGATCTGAATAGCGTTAGGGATGTCCACCTGATCGTTTAGTTGTGTTACTTGGGCTTCCAGCTCCTTCTCTCCTTTAGCGGGTGTCGCAGACATAACAGGGATCTTTTTGGCAGAGGAGGGTCTGGAGgtggaggtggtggaggtggaggatTTAGGGGTTGAACTGGTTGATCTAGTAGCTCCTGCACACAAGTTAACGGATGACACGATGCAATTTAGTAGATGTTAAACGCCAGTTGATTAATGCGGATTATTAATAATCAGCCAAACAGACCTGCGGTGGGAGAGCTGGCGGCATGGTGGGATTTCTTTGGCAGGTTGAAGATCTGCTCGCCGGGATCTGGAGGGGGAATGGCGTCCTGACCCTGTCTGGCCTGCAACGGGTCGTACTCCTTCCCGTCGTAGTTGGCGTCGAAGAACTTCTTGAACCACTGAATGAAGTCCAGGTTGTCTTGAAACCGTCCCTTGACGAGCTTCTCTACAGGGATGATCTACACAAGATGGGAGtgtaaatgtgaaaaaattacattatacagACATCTTTGCATAACAAATACAGATTTATATGTTAGATTGTGGTTTCACAAAGTGgtgtaaaattaaaatcaattataaaatattgaatttGTTTATCTGCATGGCACGTGACTGTTAACTGACAAAGAACTGCAAATACCTGAAGGtgttaataaatttaaaaaaatattaatttcaaatcTCAAGTAAACTTCAATTTCAGAAAttgcaggtcaaaggtcagaaacaaaaaacaaaaagtttatgAATCCctgattaaatttatttaaaatgatacatGTGATTTTGAATTGggtgcattataaatatattttattgcatgcATTAAGAAAGTCTCCATCTGTCAGAAAACACTAAAACTCTGACTgcctaaaatttaaaaaaaaaatagtgtaaatataaaaaaaaatctataataataataataaacaaatattgtgGCCCGGTTGGTCATGCTTCTTGTAGTAAATCAGAAACACTTTCTGTGGGTGAAACAgtttacacatttgtttttttttatgtcagattTTGATGCCTTTGGATGGTATGTGGTTATTAAAATTGGTTGGAATTGCTTACAGTTtgagtaataataaatgtttatatgcattaggtttaataaaacaacatcatCCTTTTATAAAAACCCAAAATTATGGAACATTAAGAAGAAAAGCAATTACAAGGCTAAACAGCAGAACAAGGTCTAACACTTTAAATTCTCAATTGATTGATTTTTGCAttaaagaatacatttatttaataaatgtattaagttCTAACAaccatgttattaaattatttactagTAATATTAACAATTTACTACACATTTTTCCACACAAATGTAACTTTTTCATCAAAGGTTAAGTTTTTGCTATGAAGAAAGCAACAACCGATGCACTGTaacgatttttattttaaagttgtaaattattattgttgtatgttTTACAAGGAAatcttttttcagtgttttatttcaaaatttcacattcattCAATGTGCGACTTGCCATTTCTTAGAAAGTACTTACACTATTAATTACAGAGtgaaaataatacagaaatgtCACATGCATTATCACTATAAAGCAGCCCTAAATTTATGAACACTATTTTAGCAGTATGTGTTCAATAAGTGTTTTTccaattcattttctccataggctTAAGGGCACAAGAGCTTTGTGAATAACAGATGTAAATCAATCTGGGGTTTTGagagctttcatttatttataacacaTCTGACAACTCCACTATGGTTCTTAGTGTTAAAATGTACTTTCAATGGTGATTTTAAGAGGGATTTCATTTCTAAATCAGGTTTCCAGTAGTTATAGTGAAATCATGACTGAAAGGCCCTCATGTCTGTCTCACCTTATCAACATTCATCCTCTTGAAGGAGGCCTGCAGGAGTTTGAAGTTGTGGATGTATTCATGCTCCAACTTGGCCTGGAATTTCACCTTCTTAAGACTGATGCATCCGGGAAACAGCATGTCCATGAACTGACAGTACGCTGCTCCTGCAAAGACATGCACAGAAGGGTGAAAAAGGTTTCGTGAGGACATTATTTAGGACTCATTCTGCTTATCTAAGATCATTCTACCAGATTTAGTTTCAGTCTCATGTTCATCTAAGTGTCCAATTTACTCTGCAGTAAACTTAATCTGCCCGATCAGAAGAAATAAAACAAGGGCACTTAAATGGAGATCCACCTGACTCCAAGGATGTAATTTAAAATGCCGTGTAAATCAATGTCTTCTGCCTTTCTAGGTAGACCTGGAGCCGTTCCAGAGGATATTCAGTGTCTCAGAGATCTTTAAATACCTCTGGCCTGACCCGTGCTTATCCTGAACTAAATTAAGGTCTTGATGTCCCGTGTGATGTCATAAAGCTAAAGCACAAAAGTGTTGTCCACAAACTGAGACTTTATTTAGACTTTTGTTCTCAAAACTCTCAAAACATAAAAACCCTGAGATTTGTCTCTTACTGTATGTTTAGGTAAAAGATGAGCAACACAGACAGTCCTCAACAGACTGAATCAATTATTTTAagtagaaaataattatattttttatatataattaacattcattaaaataattcctAATAAATCAAATTTGTCAATCCTTCTGAAATCCTACAAACTAGATGGATGTGAATGTCAAATAATTAAACGGTGCAGATGACACTCAATCATAGCAGTGGTCAACAGTAATGTAGTTATTTCAGATCAAATCAAATGCAAATGTCTGAGAACTCGATGAAAGAATACGGAAACTAAACAGGAAGTTGGcaaataacaatttaattaaaactgattaatcggcaaataaatatttatattttagatgaCATTTAGCGGTTTTGCAATTCATTTAAACAGCCCTGTGGTGTGAAACGAAAAAAGTATAAATCATATTAAGGCAACATATAATTGCATGCCTagtaattatacaaaaataaaatattttgatgaaaatATAGCCTGACATGTTGTGCATAATTCACTTTTATTAGATGATTTAAAGCTATATTTGCTTTCAGCTGCAATAAAGAAGTtctagtttaatttattttaatttcatagcAGTTAAATGGGATTAACTCCGTTCCCAGCTTCATAATTCATGGCTGTGTAACCTAAAGCAGCTGAGTGTTCACGACAGCTTTACTGAGCAGCCAGACCATTGCATTCATTTACACTAACGTTTAAAGGTAGCAGCCGCCCAACAGCAGCGCAGACAAGCACTAACAAAACGCCTCGGTGTAAATCCTCTGGGATTACTGCTCTTTGCGTCTAATGAGTGTCAGCGGTGGTTTAAGTTGGGAGCTTCACATACCTGATGACAGCTGCTCCACTTTAGTGTAGTTTAGACTGAGCAGATCGTTCACCCAGGCTGTGATGTCATGCCTGCTCATAGTCTCCTGGGTGATTGAGGTAGAGTAAACGTTGACCGCCATCCCCCAGCTGTGGACGAGACACAGACATCATCACAATCATCTGCAGATGAAAGAACAGCTCAAAGTCTGAATGACACTATCAGCTCCAGTATTGACTTGTCAATATGAGCAATTtacaatgcatgcatgcatactaGATCAACGATGTTAACTAAGTCTAAAGTCATTCTCTTAGAGTACttactataatataatgttttggaattaaaaatatgaaactgTGCACTGAAAAACTGCTGAACATGTATGctgaggccatccaagatgtaatgagtttgtttcttcatcagatttggagaaattacatcacttgcacaccaatggatgctctgcagtgaatgggtgccgtcagaatgagagtccaaacagctgataaaacatcacaataatccactccagTGAAAGTCCAGTTCGTTAATTAAtgcattgtgaaataaaaaaacgaatctattattattatttatttttttacttatatgaATATGAGCCctatatccataatattgctatTTCCTGTGAAAAtgtcatctggtctgaatcaggagagaaatgtgcacagatcaagcactgtttacaagcaaaaacagctgtaaacaaatatgtcagtggattttgatgtgagaggacaacaggggatttCCACTTCCTCTTTCCAATGGTGGAACTATTTGAACTTATATTTTGGCCATAAGTGATGATTTAAAGCTTTactgtcttaatgatggatttgtttcttacaaacatgcagcttttcgcttTACAACACATTTAACTGATGAACTAGAGTtgaatgtggattattgtgatgtttttatcaactgtttggacgctcattctgacggcacccattcaccgcagaggacccattggtgagtaagtgatgtaaagccaaatttctccaaatctgttcccatgaagaaaaaaCACTTGGACAGATGGagggtaaataaattaaataaattttgccCATAAACACTGTATAACATGATCCTAATGCAAACTAGGTAACCAAGTAAATATCAAGATATACAGAGCACTCCACAGTGTTTAATAGAAGCTTTTGAGCTTTGTTTGTACAGAATTGTGAGTTCACCCACTGTCTATCCACTTTAACTCAAAACTAAACAAAGGGTGAAAAAAGTTATGCATATAATTGAACAAGaagtactttttaaatgtatgcacaaATATAGCATTTTTCCATCCCAGAATAGCATTTGATGTCAAACCACACTGACTTTACATTTGCATCAGACAGAAAAAATAAAGACTGTTTATGAATTGAGGTTTGTTTGTCCTCTACTGAAACTCACGTCATGGAAAAGCTGCTGATGTGATGATGGATGTGAAACACATCTCCGTTTGGCACAAAACAGAGTTTGATTGGGGGGATAGTTTCTGACGTGATACAAGCTGATCATTATTTTCATGCTATGGCTGATATCCAAAATATGATcaatattaaaatgctattttgtctatagaaaataaaaaaatatctaaagttGTACATTATAGTATACagtatgaaatatttattgtttatttatagaaAGCTGAACAGTTGGAACATATCACGTTCATGATATCAATAATAAATGGCAGAAACAAGCATTAATTgtgttcattaataaaataaaacatgtttaagaTATGGCCCTGAAATATATTCCTTATAACAAACCActggtttaaaataataataaaaatatatatataacttgatcTTTTGTGCCAAAATTTGACAAGTAAAATTTCACAGCAATGGTGTGCACAACCAGTTGTAAATGCGGCACAATTAAGCATATGAACAAATCAAAGATCATCTCAACTTTCATGTATTAAACTAACCGAATTCATTCAACTGACCGAAACCAGTTTCAGATCACTGCCAATAGAAAGATCCACCTCATCAATCCCATTCTCCTTAATTTCCCAGCGCACCATCATATGAATAATGAAGTGAATCCCTCAAGTAAACCTGGATGTCTTGTATAAGATTTCTTAAAAATCCCTCCATGATGACAAATCCTCCTCCCTGTTAGTTTCTCATGACTTTAATAAGCTTAAACACACTGCATTTCCAGACATTAGTGCTGTTGTGCTTAAAGAGCAGATTCATCTAAATTTAGCAGGAAAGATAAACAGTTTAGTGAGATGCTGGAATGAAGGGGGGAGGAAAAAAAATTCAGAGGAGCCAACAAATCAGTGTCAAGTTCAACAATAGCAATCAGCCTGAAACAAGTTTATAGACCCGTAAAACACAAGCAGTCATATTTTTACCCATGCACGAGATATGACGCAGTATTGGGCACGATATGCACGCCATAACAAACAATCTGAACAGATTTTGGGGATAGGATGGAATGAATTACATTACGCAATGGCTGACTGCTTGGTGAACATACAGGCCATGTACTGTCAAAAACTGGGAAAGCAGCCTGTCAGCGCACATCCCAACATACATCCATCTCAAATCATATGCAGAACGGCTGATAAAACGCCCAATAGCTTGAACGCATTGACTAAAGAGCGTTTAACATGTTTTTTGGTGATTGCACCAACGGGGAAACGCCATAACTGGCTCAGGAAAAGCCCAACGGTTAGATAACGCAGCCATAATGGGAGTTCGGGGTTCCCAGGGCGAGTGCATTGGGAAAGCATGAATCGAAAAGTATAATCTTGATATTTTCGGCTAAATGCATTGATTGTAGATCGCTTAAAGCGGTGGTTTTCTTTGTGAAGCGGCCGGCGGATGGTAATGGCAGTGGTGTACCTGTAGGCGCGCTCCCCGCGCACTGTGTTCTTTCTGTAGGGAATGATGTTGCTGCCGTCGCTGTCCGGAATGATGTCGTTGTTGTTCTCTCCATTGGGGGACAGAGCTTGGGTCGGACCGGGCATTTGGCTCTGTGAAATACTCGAACGGACGAGGAAAGGGTCGGGGCTTTTCCCTGCCGCCTGCCTGCTTGTTCTCAGTAGAAATCccgtgtgtaagagagagtgtgtgtgagtgtgtcttccGCTCAACAGCGACCTCAGCGGTGAGTCACGGAACTACAGTCATGTGACTCTGGGAGGGGTGCATCAGATTTGAGCCAGAGGAACTTTGCATCTTCCTAAATACGTCATTATATATTatctattatgtattatttttaggaAAATACCTTTGGGTTCCGCCATAcaaataagataataaataaagttCATAGGTTTTCTCTTCCTGCATCTAAGccttaaattatgtaaaaaatatatatatatatattttgatgtgCATTTTTTTCCTATACTAGTTAATGCATGGGGGGAAGTTGTGTTAAAGGTATATAAATATATGGTTTGATAAAGTCATTCTAATATATAGCTAAAATGTATCTTTACTGCTAAATATCAATTAATCTGTTCTTTATGCACAACTTATGTCTGGAAATGCATGCAATAGTGAATGTTTAACTGTATTACTGTCTTCAGGAAgacaaaaaatatacaatattattaattcaaaaaaaaaaaaaagtgcaccaaatcagcatattagtatgatttctgaagactggagtaatgatgctgaaaattcagatttgcatcataggaataaattacatttgaaatatttgacaggtatttgaaattgtaataatatttcacaatatttactgtatttttactgaatgaatgcagccttagtgTGTATGAGAGACTAAACAGGCTTATATgtttgataatacaaatgatcaattattattaaattatataaaatatagtataatttCACAACAGTCCAAAAAGAAACATACAGTGCTTTTCAGATTCTAGATATCTGGGTCTACATGTGACGAGGCCCGTGGCTCATTATTCTGCTCTGTATTGCAAAGAGTGCTGTGATGTGATTTATTACATATACACATTACACAAAGTTTAGATAAGGCTCTTGTTAATGTATGTGGTGTGACATCTTTACAATGTAGTCTCTCCAACCAATCAAATCTATGGTTTTTAGGTGTCAAAACAGAGAGATAAATTATCTAAACGGTCTGCCGGGTCATTAACAAACGTCTCAAAGTGATGAATGAAGATATCATTCCTTTACAAGTGGAAAAAGATTACTGAggttatttaaagttttaaactTTGATTTAAACTTTACACAATGTTTATTGAAAAAGGTCACGTGTAAATACACGATGTAATCGGCCTGTGATGCCATCTCACCGTTCCTGATGTGATCAACACAGTGAAAACATCTGTTGATGTTATTTTACTGGttgaattaagattttaaaatgatgCTGAGCTTTATCTAATAGAAGAGAGACATTCAAATGAACAAGTTTGGTTGTAGCAAACTTCACTGCAGCACTCCACTAAACCCACACAAACATGTAGTACATCAAAAAATATGACTGAGAGAGTTCATatctacaaataattaaaaagccaAATAGATAGTAAAAGTTGGTGACTGAGATGCTCCATACACTGAACACATGCTCCTGCCACTGCAAATCTGGTCATAAATACACTGCCAGCGGAGAAGGTTAAGTCATACATCtatataaaaacaatactaaAGATGAGTCTTATATTAATGCTTGAGTTTTCAGTGTCTGATACTGAGATCTGAGTGGCTGAAAAAATACTCATGAACATATAGGCTAACCTAATAATGTGGTTTAATTATAGCAAATAtaagctgaaatcaaataaacacttattttacatttattatttatagcgTGTAATAATTGtatgatacacacacatattaaactGACTATAAAACTTAATCATATGATAAATAATGGTGATGATAATTTACTGTAATctcaaaatggccaaatattgGCAAGTTAATTAGCTTGGATGATATATACCCATCAATCATCTATCACTAAAGCATATTTGTcctcaaaacaaataaatatgattaagTGCATATGCAGAGAGGTCTAAGAGTCTGAGACCACATTTATTTACTGTGTTTATTTTCTCCATTTCAACCTGAAAATGCATTTTAGGATTTAGGGCATAAGAAAAGTTGTGATGTAAAATGAACAAGAAATATTCTCTGTTTCAATTCTCTACTACTGAAGGCAACTAATCatattaaaccaataaataaataaataaactgatgaCATTGGTCATGTGTCTGTTAGTacagacttttttcttttttgaatccATTCTTGAAAATCTTAGGAAAAAAAAGTAAGAGGGAAAATTGCAAGACAAATGCAGAACTGTGTGGTGCAATATATATACGCAACTGCCAGAAAAAGTCAGGATGGTGGGATGAATTGTGACAAAacaaattctgaaataaaaatgtagaattttgagatttaaatacagaattctgagagaaaacttagaactgcaagatatataaacttggaattgtgggtaaaaaagtCAGAGTCCCAGTGTGCctactaaagcccctttcacactgcacgtcagacccgcaatatttccggaacattgccgggtcgccttctgtgtgaaagtaaccacgtcccggaattgattaccgaaatgaacccgggtcggggacctagtaacattgcggggttcgacccgggacgagtgctgtgtgaacaaaagccagatctaattccatgtcgaagtgatgacgcgcgttatcgcatGGCTCTTTtatcggctgttttgaaggaagatcaacattcgcgacgaaaacatatgtgcaaactgtaatgaagcagagatcagttagttcctcactttccgcgctgacgccaagatcgtttgcttgcttcagtgtaagtataacgtgcctagcgttgtcgactcgtcattacacgtcacgcgctgatgtcacgtgtcattacgggataagggttgtgtgtgaaagcacgcacatataccgggtcatcactggcagtgtgaaagtgccaaatctaacaaccagggaacaattacaggaacattttacccctgtatttgccggaatggcagtgtgaaaggggctttatacTACGCCCTTAAAGTATTTACTTTTTTGGTGGAGAAAAAAGTACATATTTCTGAGTGTTTCTATATAATTGCGTCTTTAACGGTCTGCTCTGTCACATAATAACATGCATCCCGTTACTGTAAACTGGCCTGTCAGTCATCTCGTCACAGTTAACATCctccacatttcatttcattttctacCAATAAGTAGAGAAAAGAGGTAGCAGGTTAATCTGTGAGCCGTGGGTCTTCATGCAGAGAACTCTGCTCATATAgagatgcatttaaaagttagtgaacaacaggatgtttataaaagtttacATTGCTATTGAAGATTAAATACAACACTGATaacataattatgtttttttttttttttactaggttAAATATTGAGTAACTCAAACCCCTTTACATAACTGTCGGTCACGCGCATccaccatgtttgtagttttttttaaattctttttattGGTGTTTGTAGTTCTCCACCGAATCATTCGTCAAATCGCAATG
Proteins encoded in this window:
- the LOC113042598 gene encoding microtubule-associated protein RP/EB family member 2-like isoform X1 produces the protein MPGPTQALSPNGENNNDIIPDSDGSNIIPYRKNTVRGERAYSWGMAVNVYSTSITQETMSRHDITAWVNDLLSLNYTKVEQLSSGAAYCQFMDMLFPGCISLKKVKFQAKLEHEYIHNFKLLQASFKRMNVDKIIPVEKLVKGRFQDNLDFIQWFKKFFDANYDGKEYDPLQARQGQDAIPPPDPGEQIFNLPKKSHHAASSPTAGATRSTSSTPKSSTSTTSTSRPSSAKKIPVMSATPAKGEKELEAQVTQLNDQLNTLKLALEGVEKERDFYFGKLREVELLCQEQGQDNGPFVERLMEVLYSADDQEAGGEEHEAPAQEEDVPDDTQDEY
- the LOC113042598 gene encoding microtubule-associated protein RP/EB family member 2-like isoform X2, with the translated sequence MAVNVYSTSITQETMSRHDITAWVNDLLSLNYTKVEQLSSGAAYCQFMDMLFPGCISLKKVKFQAKLEHEYIHNFKLLQASFKRMNVDKIIPVEKLVKGRFQDNLDFIQWFKKFFDANYDGKEYDPLQARQGQDAIPPPDPGEQIFNLPKKSHHAASSPTAGATRSTSSTPKSSTSTTSTSRPSSAKKIPVMSATPAKGEKELEAQVTQLNDQLNTLKLALEGVEKERDFYFGKLREVELLCQEQGQDNGPFVERLMEVLYSADDQEAGGEEHEAPAQEEDVPDDTQDEY